From a region of the Hymenobacter jejuensis genome:
- the secE gene encoding preprotein translocase subunit SecE, with product MSKLTNYFRETTEEMRYKVTWPSFEELQKSAGLVLIGSLVFAAVVGLMDIIFKTGLEAFYNSFR from the coding sequence ATGAGTAAGCTGACGAATTATTTCCGCGAAACGACCGAGGAGATGCGTTATAAAGTAACGTGGCCTTCCTTCGAAGAACTGCAGAAAAGTGCCGGTTTGGTACTTATTGGCTCTCTTGTGTTCGCTGCAGTAGTTGGTTTGATGGATATCATTTTCAAAACTGGCTTAGAAGCATTTTACAACTCATTCCGTTAA
- the nusG gene encoding transcription termination/antitermination protein NusG — protein sequence MGELKWYVVRSVSGQEKKAKQYLETEIGRHGLSELVPQVLIPAEKVYEMRNGKKRVRERNFFPGYILIHADLSHGEVDHIITSTPGVIGFLSDKEGKSTNTKPVPLRLSEVNRILGIVDETEEEAASLETPFVVGELVKVVDGAFSGFSGNVSEVFEERKKLNVIVKIFGRSTPMELSYTQVEKES from the coding sequence ATGGGAGAGTTGAAGTGGTATGTTGTCCGCTCAGTTAGCGGACAAGAAAAGAAGGCCAAACAGTATCTCGAAACTGAGATTGGACGTCATGGTCTATCGGAATTAGTACCTCAGGTACTGATTCCCGCTGAGAAAGTATACGAGATGCGTAACGGCAAAAAGCGCGTACGCGAACGTAATTTCTTTCCTGGTTACATTTTAATACATGCTGACCTCTCTCACGGTGAAGTAGACCATATTATCACTAGCACTCCAGGTGTAATTGGTTTCTTAAGCGATAAGGAAGGTAAGAGCACTAATACTAAGCCTGTACCTCTTCGTTTATCGGAGGTGAACCGCATTCTCGGTATAGTTGATGAGACCGAGGAAGAGGCTGCATCATTGGAGACTCCTTTTGTAGTAGGGGAGCTAGTGAAAGTGGTTGATGGGGCCTTTAGTGGTTTTTCTGGCAACGTAAGCGAAGTGTTCGAAGAACGCAAGAAACTTAATGTTATCGTTAAGATTTTCGGCCGTAGCACTCCAATGGAGTTAAGCTACACTCAAGTTGAAAAAGAGTCCTAA
- the rplK gene encoding 50S ribosomal protein L11: protein MAKEIRGYLRLQIKGGAANPSPPVGPALGSKGLNIMEFCKQFNARTQDKAGQVCPVLITMYTDKSFDFVVKTPPAPVMLLEAAKLQSGSKEPNRNKVGSVTWDQVRQIAETKMPDLNAFKVESAMKLVAGTARSMGITISGTSPFAE, encoded by the coding sequence ATGGCCAAAGAAATTAGAGGTTATCTGAGACTTCAGATAAAGGGAGGCGCTGCGAATCCTTCGCCGCCGGTTGGACCTGCACTTGGTAGCAAAGGCCTAAATATCATGGAGTTCTGCAAGCAGTTTAATGCTCGCACCCAAGATAAGGCCGGCCAAGTATGTCCTGTATTGATCACTATGTATACCGACAAGTCTTTTGACTTTGTGGTAAAAACTCCACCTGCACCGGTTATGCTACTGGAAGCTGCTAAGCTTCAGAGCGGTTCGAAAGAGCCTAACCGTAACAAAGTAGGTTCTGTTACATGGGATCAAGTTCGCCAGATTGCCGAAACCAAAATGCCTGATCTCAATGCTTTCAAAGTTGAATCAGCTATGAAATTGGTAGCTGGTACGGCTCGTAGCATGGGTATCACCATCTCGGGAACTTCTCCCTTTGCTGAATAA
- the rplA gene encoding 50S ribosomal protein L1, with translation MAKVSKKRKEALAKHDLTQIRSLVEAAKVVKDITYTKFDASVDIDVRLGVDPRKADQMVRGVATLPHGTGKTVRVLALVTPDKEAEATAAGADYVGLDDYISKIEKGWTDIDVIITMPSVMAKVGRLGRVLGPRGLMPNPKSGTVTTDVAKAVQEVKAGKIDFKVDKTGIIHCSVGKVSFDDQKIAENAIEVIQTLTRLKPSSAKGTYIRSITLSSTMSPAVPVDTTVTSA, from the coding sequence ATGGCAAAAGTTAGCAAAAAGCGCAAGGAAGCCCTTGCCAAACACGACCTAACACAAATTCGTAGCTTAGTTGAGGCAGCTAAAGTAGTGAAGGATATCACCTACACTAAGTTTGATGCTTCGGTTGATATCGATGTGCGTTTGGGTGTAGATCCTCGTAAAGCTGACCAAATGGTTCGTGGCGTTGCTACGCTTCCTCATGGTACTGGCAAAACCGTTCGTGTATTAGCTCTTGTGACTCCTGACAAGGAAGCGGAGGCTACAGCTGCCGGTGCTGACTACGTAGGACTTGACGACTATATCTCCAAAATCGAGAAGGGTTGGACCGACATTGACGTAATTATCACTATGCCGTCGGTGATGGCAAAAGTTGGTCGTCTAGGTCGCGTACTTGGTCCTCGTGGTTTGATGCCAAACCCAAAATCGGGTACGGTTACAACTGATGTAGCTAAAGCTGTACAAGAAGTAAAAGCTGGTAAGATTGACTTCAAAGTTGATAAGACCGGCATCATTCATTGCAGCGTAGGTAAAGTCTCCTTTGATGATCAAAAGATTGCTGAAAATGCTATAGAAGTCATTCAAACGCTAACTCGTTTGAAGCCTTCTTCGGCAAAAGGCACTTATATCAGAAGCATCACGTTGTCGAGCACGATGAGCCCGGCCGTTCCGGTTGACACGACGGTAACTTCCGCTTAA
- the rplJ gene encoding 50S ribosomal protein L10, producing MTREEKQALVDELSEKFQSHNSFYITDASVMSVAKINEFRRLCFNRGMEFKVYKNTLIRKALDTLTSDTTEMDAALKGQSGVLFSKESGSAPAKLLQDFYKQQAYGKGVEPKPVLKGAYVDASIYIGSNQLTTLSTIKGKQELIGEIVGLLQSPAKNVISALSSGGSKLAGILKTLSEKEEAAG from the coding sequence ATGACCCGGGAAGAAAAACAAGCCCTTGTCGACGAGCTGAGCGAGAAGTTTCAATCGCACAATTCGTTCTACATCACTGATGCTTCGGTGATGTCAGTGGCTAAAATCAATGAATTTCGTCGCCTGTGTTTTAATCGCGGCATGGAATTCAAAGTGTACAAGAACACTCTGATTCGCAAAGCACTTGACACTCTTACCAGCGATACCACTGAGATGGACGCTGCATTGAAAGGTCAATCGGGCGTTTTGTTTTCAAAAGAATCAGGTTCGGCACCAGCAAAACTTTTACAGGATTTTTATAAGCAACAAGCTTATGGCAAAGGTGTAGAGCCCAAGCCAGTCCTGAAAGGTGCTTATGTAGATGCTAGCATCTACATTGGTTCCAACCAGCTTACAACTCTTAGCACTATTAAAGGCAAGCAAGAACTCATCGGCGAAATCGTCGGCTTGCTACAATCACCTGCTAAGAATGTTATTTCGGCTCTTTCGAGTGGAGGCAGCAAATTGGCTGGTATTCTCAAAACTCTTTCGGAAAAAGAAGAGGCTGCAGGCTAA
- the rplL gene encoding 50S ribosomal protein L7/L12: protein MADLKAFAEQLVSLTVKEVNELAAILKDEYGIEPAAAAPVMVAGGGAGAAAEAPEEKTSFDVILKAAGGQKLAVVKLVKDLTGLGLKEAKELVDGAPKPLKEGVAKDEADSLKKQLEEAGAEVEVK, encoded by the coding sequence ATGGCAGATTTGAAAGCATTCGCTGAGCAGCTCGTTAGCCTGACGGTGAAAGAAGTAAACGAACTGGCCGCTATCCTGAAGGACGAGTACGGCATTGAGCCCGCTGCTGCTGCTCCAGTAATGGTAGCTGGTGGTGGCGCTGGTGCTGCTGCTGAAGCTCCTGAGGAGAAGACCTCATTTGACGTGATCCTGAAAGCTGCTGGCGGCCAGAAATTGGCAGTTGTGAAGCTGGTTAAAGACCTAACCGGTCTGGGCTTGAAAGAAGCAAAAGAGCTGGTTGACGGTGCTCCTAAGCCCCTGAAAGAAGGCGTTGCTAAAGACGAAGCCGACTCGCTGAAGAAGCAACTGGAAGAAGCTGGCGCTGAAGTAGAGGTTAAATAA